A portion of the Coraliomargarita parva genome contains these proteins:
- a CDS encoding phosphoribosylanthranilate isomerase — MNPKLNIKICGLTEAADVALARELGADYFGFILFRKSLRHISLEKAVELARAVPEAQRVVVDVDPDPSILKALRSEGFRNFQVHTGKFEERDRLEAWTQAVGKENLWLAPRLAQDEVFPPHLLEYADTILMDSYSPSQIGGTGLTGDWDGFSRLQLTYPGVSWVLAGGLGPGNVTAALEQSGARAIDVNSGVESRPGKKDPEKLRALFRILGRI, encoded by the coding sequence GTGAATCCGAAGCTAAATATTAAGATCTGTGGCCTGACCGAGGCCGCGGATGTGGCCCTCGCTCGGGAGCTAGGCGCTGACTATTTTGGTTTTATTCTATTTCGCAAGTCGCTTCGCCATATATCGTTGGAAAAAGCGGTGGAATTGGCTCGTGCGGTGCCAGAAGCGCAACGGGTTGTGGTCGACGTGGATCCGGATCCTTCGATCCTGAAGGCGCTGCGGTCAGAGGGCTTCAGAAACTTTCAGGTACATACCGGGAAATTCGAGGAGCGGGACCGGTTGGAGGCCTGGACACAAGCCGTTGGGAAAGAAAACTTATGGTTGGCGCCGCGCCTGGCTCAAGATGAGGTATTTCCCCCCCATCTTCTGGAATATGCGGATACGATCCTGATGGATAGTTATTCGCCTAGCCAGATTGGCGGTACGGGACTGACGGGCGATTGGGATGGTTTTTCCCGGCTTCAACTCACCTATCCTGGGGTGTCCTGGGTATTGGCCGGAGGCTTGGGGCCCGGCAATGTGACGGCGGCTTTGGAGCAGAGCGGTGCACGGGCGATTGATGTGAACAGCGGGGTGGAGAGCCGTCCGGGGAAGAAAGATCCGGAGAAGTTAAGAGCGCTCTTCCGGATCTTGGGGCGGATTTAG
- a CDS encoding M16 family metallopeptidase — translation MSDYQFSSEDAHSLVERLYQVPAERHVLENGLTLVHRPDFSSEVVSVQVWIKTGSIHEGPLLGSGLSHYLEHLLFKGTARRDAKSISREVHALGGGINAYTTFDRTVYYIDGPSASFAQAADVLSDIVFHSLLPEAEVARERDVILREIDMGLDDPDRQLMQALFRTAYQKHPYREPVIGHRPLFEQVSRDELYAYYRARYVPNNAVVSVVGAVSREDCLSMIREKFGSLTRGRLAPAPLEAESQQLAGRADFIQGDFKVYRGSIAYQVPHLSHPDSPRLDALAHALGGGESSVLWQVLRNQKKLVHYIDCRNWNPGTRGLFWISYVCDPDKASQAETAIFECIDCVIRDGLDAKVVEKARRQALSSEINGRKTMSGQASRLGLAEVVLGDLKYGRRYLTRLNEVSAGELQAVAGNYLQAATCSRVGLGPEASRPVSGELPSEAMRPSPFEEVSLASGGRILLQPDARLPKVHIRAVMLGGPCYEAAGQRGVSAIMAELMTLDTKSRTAEEIASRIESVGGSFSAHVGNNTVSLAIEVLPGDLPLALELLEGALTEPLFLQDAFETEVEAQVSHLHETDDDLLDFGFRRLRECFFGPHAFAVGADGKVEDLESLSRDQVEAQFRKLVCRGNLVLSVCGDFDRGHVFEALQVLLEQRVAPGMLEPAVPAERFGPEQPVRQVDVKEREQAVVLQGYPDVGILSEDYVTAEVLNELFSGMSSRLFERVREDRGMAYYVGSTRVLGLHESMFVLYAGTHPDQAEEVIKEMDGEIARVAAGDVLEVELDRCRTRLKSARVMGRQTIGARAMHAAVQSRYGLPLNDDAEFEVKLDAVNPEVLAAFVRKYLRPDRQVQLLVRP, via the coding sequence ATGTCAGATTACCAATTTTCATCCGAAGATGCCCATTCGTTGGTGGAGCGTCTCTATCAAGTGCCCGCGGAACGTCATGTTCTGGAGAATGGTCTTACTCTGGTACACCGACCGGATTTTTCCAGTGAAGTCGTTTCGGTGCAGGTGTGGATCAAGACGGGGAGCATCCATGAAGGGCCCTTGCTTGGCTCCGGCCTGTCGCACTACCTGGAGCATCTCTTGTTCAAAGGGACCGCCCGCCGGGATGCGAAATCGATTAGCCGGGAGGTCCATGCCTTGGGGGGCGGGATCAATGCCTACACCACCTTTGACCGTACCGTCTATTATATCGACGGCCCGTCCGCGTCCTTTGCCCAGGCGGCCGATGTCTTGTCGGACATCGTGTTCCACTCGCTTTTGCCCGAGGCGGAAGTGGCACGGGAGCGCGACGTCATCCTCCGCGAAATCGACATGGGCCTGGACGACCCCGACCGTCAATTGATGCAAGCCCTGTTTCGAACCGCTTACCAGAAGCATCCCTATCGGGAGCCGGTCATCGGCCATCGGCCGCTCTTTGAGCAGGTCAGCCGTGATGAGCTTTATGCGTATTACCGTGCGCGCTATGTGCCCAACAATGCGGTGGTTTCGGTGGTAGGTGCGGTGAGCCGTGAGGATTGTCTTTCGATGATTCGTGAGAAGTTTGGCAGTTTGACGCGGGGACGTTTGGCTCCGGCTCCCCTCGAAGCCGAATCGCAGCAACTGGCGGGGCGGGCCGATTTCATTCAGGGTGACTTCAAGGTCTACCGGGGCAGCATCGCCTATCAGGTGCCGCATCTCAGTCACCCGGATTCGCCCCGGTTGGACGCATTGGCCCATGCACTGGGAGGTGGGGAGAGCTCTGTGCTCTGGCAGGTTCTTCGCAATCAGAAGAAACTGGTTCACTATATTGATTGCAGGAATTGGAATCCGGGAACTCGCGGGTTGTTCTGGATTTCCTATGTGTGCGATCCCGATAAGGCCAGTCAGGCCGAGACTGCCATTTTTGAATGCATCGACTGCGTGATTCGTGACGGCTTGGACGCGAAAGTCGTGGAGAAGGCGCGGCGTCAGGCCCTGAGTTCCGAAATCAACGGTCGCAAGACGATGAGCGGCCAAGCATCCCGTCTGGGACTGGCGGAGGTTGTGCTCGGCGATCTGAAGTACGGGCGCCGTTATCTGACCCGCTTGAACGAAGTCTCGGCGGGCGAGCTCCAAGCCGTGGCCGGGAACTACCTGCAGGCTGCGACTTGTTCACGAGTCGGGCTGGGGCCCGAAGCCTCGCGTCCGGTCTCGGGCGAGCTCCCTTCCGAAGCGATGCGGCCTTCGCCTTTCGAGGAAGTGAGTCTCGCATCAGGAGGCCGCATTTTGCTGCAACCGGATGCCCGTTTGCCGAAGGTGCATATCCGGGCGGTGATGCTGGGCGGGCCTTGTTATGAGGCGGCCGGGCAGCGCGGGGTTTCCGCCATTATGGCCGAGTTGATGACTTTGGACACGAAAAGCCGCACGGCAGAGGAAATCGCCAGCCGGATCGAGAGCGTTGGCGGCAGTTTTTCGGCTCATGTGGGGAACAATACGGTGAGCCTTGCGATCGAGGTCCTCCCGGGAGACTTGCCGCTTGCCTTGGAACTGTTGGAAGGCGCCCTCACGGAGCCGCTCTTTCTGCAGGACGCTTTCGAGACGGAAGTCGAGGCGCAGGTATCCCACCTGCATGAGACGGATGACGATCTGCTTGATTTCGGTTTCCGACGTTTGCGTGAATGCTTTTTCGGGCCTCACGCCTTTGCGGTAGGGGCAGACGGAAAGGTTGAGGATTTGGAAAGCCTCAGCCGTGATCAGGTGGAGGCTCAGTTTCGGAAATTGGTCTGTCGCGGTAATCTTGTACTCTCTGTCTGTGGCGACTTTGACCGGGGGCATGTATTCGAGGCGCTTCAGGTCCTACTGGAACAGCGGGTGGCGCCGGGAATGCTGGAACCGGCGGTTCCGGCGGAACGCTTCGGACCGGAGCAGCCTGTTCGTCAGGTCGACGTCAAGGAGCGCGAGCAAGCCGTTGTGCTCCAAGGCTATCCCGATGTCGGAATCCTCTCTGAGGACTATGTGACTGCGGAGGTGCTGAACGAGTTGTTCTCGGGCATGTCCAGCAGATTGTTTGAGCGTGTGCGCGAGGATCGCGGGATGGCCTATTATGTCGGTTCGACGCGCGTACTGGGGCTCCATGAAAGCATGTTTGTCCTCTATGCCGGAACGCACCCGGATCAGGCGGAGGAAGTGATTAAAGAAATGGATGGAGAGATCGCCAGGGTTGCCGCCGGGGATGTGCTCGAAGTCGAGTTGGACCGTTGCCGTACCCGTTTGAAATCGGCCCGGGTGATGGGGCGTCAAACAATCGGCGCGCGGGCGATGCATGCTGCGGTTCAGTCCCGGTACGGTTTGCCTCTAAATGACGATGCCGAATTCGAGGTGAAGCTTGATGCGGTCAATCCGGAAGTGCTTGCCGCCTTTGTCCGTAAATATTTAAGGCCTGACAGGCAGGTTCAGCTGCTTGTCAGGCCCTGA
- a CDS encoding AP2 domain-containing protein, with protein MARSKVNKGISRIDSGSTHGWFVRGYRNGKTYSKLFSDRKCGSKAKAQKLAKDYRDELNEQLEAIPKKPRQRRIVVSDSRNTTGELGVSRTTKVGPNGTRHECYSVSWRPEPGVQKCTSFSIRKYGEKKAFKLAVDHRRKMMREIHGPNFYRKLSKRKTAEA; from the coding sequence ATGGCTAGATCAAAAGTAAACAAAGGCATCAGCCGGATCGATTCCGGCTCGACCCACGGGTGGTTTGTCCGCGGCTATCGCAACGGCAAAACCTACTCTAAACTATTCAGTGACCGTAAGTGCGGCAGCAAGGCAAAAGCCCAGAAACTCGCCAAAGACTACCGGGATGAGCTGAACGAACAGCTGGAGGCGATCCCAAAGAAGCCGCGCCAGCGCCGCATCGTCGTGTCCGACTCCCGGAACACAACCGGTGAGCTCGGCGTTTCCCGCACCACTAAGGTGGGTCCCAACGGCACCCGTCACGAGTGTTATTCAGTCAGCTGGCGTCCGGAACCGGGCGTCCAAAAATGCACGTCCTTCTCCATTCGCAAGTATGGTGAAAAGAAGGCATTCAAACTGGCAGTGGATCATCGCCGCAAGATGATGCGCGAGATCCATGGTCCGAACTTCTATCGCAAGCTAAGCAAGCGCAAGACTGCCGAAGCTTAA
- a CDS encoding hybrid sensor histidine kinase/response regulator — MSRKLTQRCRAFALFATGLFLIQPLTAWVHDKESGKPLQRSYGPEAHGGRGLCYEIEANSEGKLFVANEAGLLEFDGTEWTRMVPTGYNELVSSLAIDGDQRIWICGFDSVGFYESTENGSYVYVDMTPSVRALPLGDDLSQFWDIQSDGRNIYLSTSYYLLRWDGNAWLYWHFNTDQRILPNLVDNELYLHSRGEGIFRLEEDRMVLFAEPSEAYSSGFISMMRATDGRLIAISTRDGIFHYEDGRFTPWHTEVDSIMEGRLTYCGLLTSDNLLILSIEGSGLFIIDEQGRCVTQIPSDSSWTQNIMEDRHGGIWFAQTSQVAYVPFSSVTEFPVTDQIDDVVRHQGQLYLSTRNSTLKLSPKSGAGEMAELHRVDPVTAGYDMLSTGDTLMHGGSRSLTIMDSKTDLQTQPHPRQVFGFAPSLKNPDLVYISDIPRISRLQKHEGKWEIESTHEEFHEMALSMVELPDGSLLVTTFKGGVQRVVWPSPGSGQGAQLQIESLGASNGLIEKFEWAYCLESEGHYLLISNLGAYRLLTETMRFIQDPALGHDLGTDGFRLEYCQRADGDGWIVWRPTPSHPQAKGELGILRIRNDRLSWEPLQLPALKELGNIESIYHEFKNGREILWLGGLKKLLRYELGNRMTFAPVESTLSSVSETQEGIVYYGGAAPPPRENIWTYPQQSLRIRFAALPHPLQVDGFQTKLKGFEVDWSEATALNFKEYTNLREGHYTFEVRAMDELGRVGPVAAYPFRILPPWYRTLYAYIGAALLLVLLVILLARWWTLRLRKRNEELELIVNQRTIELEKQNIELVKANSIKQDFLASMSHEIRNPLNGILGIAQLLKESSKRPQEDSERINHLNACASHLHQLLGQVLDYSSLEAGKLQVRQQPFNVAELLSDVTGMHRSLAQKKNIQLHLDSPEVPRLWIGDAVLIRQILINLVSNAIKYTPEGSVWIRLTTQERDSKIHAVFSVEDTGPGIPPDKHHFIFQDFTRLNKPGESMIAGTGLGLAIASEMSELMGGRLDLDSAYQSGARFVLELDFQTGEPVAIASRSKAAPSKQSLRGRCVLVADDMDFNRYLSRKILEKLGAEVHEAEDGEQALSLLGQRHYDLAVLDINMPKRNGADVVRTFLQSDPASPPYFVALSAHVTNDMEHMCLDAGYSHFLEKPLQPEKLIQVLANTQLLQVSSERPAIDSSLLDYLANQNPAARAQLQERFNSSFLNELSRLRNFLNQGETESIRESIHKLKGLMNIQRNPKLIALMEKLSDFVKKAPDAPKGAIRICDAIEAEIRQNESPD, encoded by the coding sequence ATGTCACGAAAACTCACGCAACGATGCAGGGCTTTCGCCCTGTTTGCCACGGGGCTCTTCCTCATTCAGCCCCTGACTGCCTGGGTACATGACAAAGAAAGCGGCAAGCCCCTGCAGCGAAGCTACGGCCCGGAAGCGCATGGGGGCCGCGGGCTCTGCTACGAGATCGAAGCAAACAGTGAGGGCAAGTTATTCGTCGCAAACGAAGCCGGACTGCTTGAGTTCGATGGAACGGAATGGACCCGGATGGTCCCCACCGGCTATAACGAATTGGTATCCAGTCTGGCAATCGACGGGGACCAACGGATCTGGATCTGCGGCTTCGATTCGGTGGGCTTCTACGAATCGACCGAGAACGGTAGCTATGTCTACGTGGACATGACGCCGAGCGTGCGCGCACTGCCACTGGGTGATGACCTCAGCCAGTTCTGGGACATTCAAAGCGATGGACGGAACATCTACCTAAGTACCTCCTACTATCTGCTCAGGTGGGACGGTAATGCGTGGCTCTACTGGCATTTCAATACCGACCAACGCATCTTGCCGAACCTGGTCGACAATGAACTGTACCTGCACTCCCGCGGAGAAGGGATTTTCCGGCTCGAAGAGGATCGAATGGTCCTTTTTGCGGAGCCTTCCGAAGCTTACAGCAGCGGCTTCATCTCCATGATGAGAGCTACGGATGGCCGCCTGATCGCGATCAGTACACGCGACGGAATTTTCCACTATGAGGACGGCCGGTTCACCCCATGGCACACGGAAGTGGATTCGATCATGGAGGGCCGTCTCACCTACTGCGGCCTGCTGACTTCGGACAATCTGCTCATTCTCTCGATCGAAGGTTCGGGCTTGTTTATCATCGACGAGCAGGGGCGCTGTGTCACTCAGATCCCGTCGGACAGTTCCTGGACCCAAAACATCATGGAAGATCGCCATGGTGGCATTTGGTTCGCCCAAACCAGTCAAGTCGCCTATGTCCCCTTTTCCTCGGTGACGGAATTTCCAGTTACCGACCAAATCGACGATGTCGTCCGCCACCAGGGCCAGCTTTACCTTTCCACCCGGAATTCAACTTTGAAACTGTCTCCGAAATCAGGCGCCGGGGAAATGGCGGAGTTGCATCGGGTCGATCCGGTCACTGCCGGATATGACATGCTGTCAACCGGGGACACACTCATGCACGGTGGCAGCCGCAGCCTGACGATCATGGATTCCAAAACGGATCTCCAGACACAGCCGCACCCTCGACAGGTGTTCGGGTTCGCTCCGAGTCTAAAGAACCCGGATCTCGTCTATATTTCGGATATTCCACGGATCAGCCGTTTGCAGAAGCACGAAGGCAAGTGGGAGATCGAATCGACCCATGAAGAATTCCATGAGATGGCCTTGTCCATGGTTGAATTACCGGATGGCAGCTTATTGGTCACAACCTTCAAAGGCGGTGTGCAGCGTGTGGTATGGCCGTCTCCCGGATCCGGCCAGGGAGCCCAGTTGCAGATCGAATCACTCGGTGCTTCCAATGGACTCATAGAGAAATTTGAATGGGCTTACTGCCTTGAAAGCGAGGGACATTACCTGTTGATCAGTAATCTTGGCGCCTACCGACTGCTAACGGAAACGATGCGCTTCATCCAGGACCCCGCCCTCGGCCATGATCTGGGAACCGATGGGTTCCGCCTGGAGTACTGCCAACGGGCCGACGGAGACGGCTGGATCGTCTGGCGCCCCACTCCCTCACACCCCCAAGCGAAAGGAGAGCTCGGCATACTCCGGATACGGAACGACCGGCTGAGTTGGGAACCTTTACAGCTCCCAGCGCTGAAGGAACTCGGCAACATCGAATCCATCTACCACGAGTTCAAGAACGGGCGGGAGATACTCTGGCTGGGCGGGCTCAAAAAGTTACTTCGCTACGAGCTAGGCAATCGGATGACGTTTGCCCCGGTGGAATCGACTCTTTCATCGGTCTCCGAAACACAAGAAGGCATCGTTTACTACGGCGGGGCCGCACCTCCGCCCCGGGAAAATATCTGGACCTATCCTCAGCAGTCACTCCGCATCCGATTTGCCGCGCTGCCCCACCCCTTGCAGGTCGATGGTTTCCAGACCAAGCTCAAGGGCTTCGAAGTCGACTGGTCGGAGGCCACCGCGCTCAATTTCAAGGAGTATACCAATTTAAGAGAGGGGCATTATACCTTTGAAGTCCGCGCAATGGATGAATTGGGCCGCGTCGGCCCGGTGGCAGCATATCCATTTCGCATCCTCCCACCGTGGTATCGAACCCTCTATGCATACATCGGCGCCGCCCTCCTGCTCGTTCTGCTCGTCATCCTACTCGCCCGTTGGTGGACCTTGCGCCTACGCAAGCGTAATGAGGAACTGGAGTTGATCGTCAACCAACGCACGATCGAACTGGAGAAGCAAAATATCGAGTTGGTCAAAGCGAACAGCATCAAGCAGGACTTCCTGGCCAGTATGAGTCATGAAATCCGCAATCCCCTGAACGGCATTCTAGGAATCGCCCAGCTGCTGAAAGAAAGTTCAAAACGACCACAGGAGGACAGTGAGCGAATCAACCACCTGAATGCCTGCGCCAGCCACCTACACCAGTTGCTCGGCCAGGTACTCGATTACTCCAGTCTGGAAGCGGGCAAGCTTCAGGTGCGCCAGCAACCGTTCAACGTAGCCGAGCTGTTGTCAGACGTCACCGGAATGCACCGGAGTCTCGCACAGAAAAAAAATATCCAGCTACATCTGGACAGTCCGGAAGTGCCCCGACTCTGGATTGGGGATGCGGTGCTGATCCGCCAAATTCTGATTAACCTGGTTTCCAATGCGATCAAGTACACCCCCGAGGGAAGCGTCTGGATCCGGCTGACCACCCAAGAACGGGACTCGAAAATTCACGCGGTCTTTTCCGTCGAAGACACCGGCCCAGGCATCCCTCCGGATAAGCATCACTTTATCTTCCAGGACTTCACCCGTTTGAATAAACCCGGGGAAAGCATGATCGCCGGAACAGGCCTCGGCCTCGCCATCGCTTCCGAAATGAGTGAGCTGATGGGAGGACGCCTCGACCTCGACAGTGCCTACCAGTCCGGCGCACGGTTTGTCCTCGAACTCGATTTTCAGACAGGCGAACCGGTCGCAATCGCAAGCCGGAGCAAAGCGGCTCCCAGCAAGCAGTCGCTCCGGGGGCGCTGTGTGCTCGTGGCGGACGACATGGATTTCAATCGTTACCTGAGCCGCAAGATCCTGGAAAAGCTGGGCGCGGAAGTCCATGAGGCGGAAGACGGCGAGCAGGCCTTGTCTCTGCTGGGGCAGCGGCACTACGATCTGGCCGTGCTCGACATCAACATGCCCAAGCGAAACGGAGCCGACGTCGTTCGCACATTCCTACAGTCGGACCCGGCCAGCCCACCCTACTTTGTGGCACTGAGTGCACATGTAACCAACGACATGGAGCATATGTGCCTGGATGCCGGCTACAGCCATTTCCTGGAAAAGCCCCTCCAACCCGAAAAGCTAATCCAAGTCCTGGCCAATACCCAATTGCTTCAGGTGTCGTCGGAGCGCCCGGCAATCGACTCAAGCTTACTCGACTACCTCGCCAACCAGAATCCGGCAGCAAGAGCCCAACTGCAGGAACGCTTCAACAGCTCGTTCCTCAATGAGCTCAGTCGGCTCCGCAACTTCCTGAACCAGGGAGAAACGGAATCCATCCGGGAATCCATTCATAAGTTGAAAGGCCTGATGAATATCCAACGAAACCCAAAGCTAATCGCCCTGATGGAAAAGCTATCCGACTTTGTGAAGAAAGCGCCCGATGCCCCAAAGGGGGCCATTCGTATCTGCGATGCGATTGAAGCGGAAATCCGTCAAAACGAATCACCGGACTAA
- a CDS encoding TonB-dependent receptor domain-containing protein, translated as MRLWSSTFSCICLGLYGAETAEQDGLPIYELPTVTITGTQLQVPESSLATPVAEIDSQSFYFWNDYTPIAALRQEPYLFGAANTENNSNGGSGSAGANLRGMGNLSTLTLLNGRRAGGNSALGNEHGGFADLNLIPAAAIDRIEIANEGSSVAYGSDAVAGTVNVILQSDYTGNRVDLSYGNTTDGDASEKVLSFLSGQTFGKTHLTLSGTWYQRNAIYARDREVSKDADRRDQGGQNQGSSSFAGRLSVDGSEYVLSDSVTAPDSINDYQPWDAVNGLYNFSEEAVAIPAVERKSLMADVSHPLSEQVELWSEWLFTESVFDNGLAPSPWSLSNSPYEHAALFNTILTSSPHIPADINPSDIESIRYRTYELGKLEAEQEKQALRALVGLRGAFSDWNWESALLYIESDLTSTWSGIADARIVADLVESGEFNPFAQNYATGTIPSGPLAGQSYDNAAALAEAEVHPVDEYEESLWSYDFKLNGRPFELPAGPVHLAGGFEYRQEDIRADFDEIFVEGYNLGGPQYLSYGGEREVVSLFAESLLPIYEAGARKLEFSLSARYENYKDRSDDRSVDANRYNAFVYKAGLNFQVNESLRLRFSYGTSFRAPTLTESYGGDSISYPVYADPLGLTPQSARIPTVVQSNPDLDPERSESYNLGFVFEPDPKAGWRFETNYYHIQTEDAIANGAQYFLNSNASAQPAGVTPGTLNPSAPYAGQIIRSGTTGQLLVIYANWFNAAEVETDGIDYELSYRHPTRNGSWVASLGINQVLSYDVTAAPGASTDSYLGDFVDPNATGAEIVACGSIPRYKGFARLLWTQRQLTLGGTVNYIHSLNDNSAYTIDGQAREIDPWTSLDLMAAYTWLETGNSVMKGTTVQVGIENVTDEEPPFAAGAFADGYDTSLYSLAGRRFTIALSRTF; from the coding sequence ATGCGCCTTTGGAGCTCAACGTTCTCTTGTATCTGCCTCGGTCTTTACGGCGCTGAAACAGCGGAACAAGACGGCTTGCCCATTTACGAGCTCCCGACAGTCACCATCACCGGAACCCAGCTTCAGGTGCCGGAAAGCAGTCTTGCAACGCCCGTGGCCGAGATCGACAGCCAAAGCTTCTATTTCTGGAACGATTACACCCCGATAGCGGCCCTTCGCCAGGAGCCTTACCTGTTCGGAGCAGCCAACACGGAAAATAACAGCAATGGCGGTAGCGGTTCGGCCGGTGCCAATTTGAGAGGGATGGGCAACCTTTCCACCCTCACCCTGCTCAATGGCCGCCGGGCCGGAGGAAACAGCGCATTAGGCAATGAGCACGGCGGCTTTGCCGACCTGAACCTGATACCTGCCGCCGCCATCGACCGGATCGAGATCGCGAATGAAGGGAGTTCCGTGGCCTACGGCTCCGATGCCGTTGCCGGAACAGTCAATGTCATACTGCAGAGCGATTACACCGGAAACCGCGTCGACCTCAGCTACGGCAATACCACCGACGGCGATGCGTCGGAGAAGGTCCTTAGTTTTCTCAGCGGACAGACATTCGGCAAAACCCATCTCACCTTATCGGGAACTTGGTATCAGCGAAATGCCATCTACGCTCGCGACAGGGAGGTCTCAAAGGACGCTGACCGGCGCGACCAAGGAGGGCAAAACCAGGGCAGTTCAAGCTTTGCCGGACGCCTCAGTGTAGACGGCAGCGAATACGTGCTTTCCGACTCAGTCACTGCTCCGGATTCGATCAACGATTACCAGCCATGGGATGCCGTCAACGGCCTGTATAATTTCAGCGAAGAAGCCGTCGCGATACCTGCGGTGGAGCGAAAAAGCCTAATGGCGGATGTCAGCCATCCGCTGAGCGAGCAAGTCGAACTCTGGTCCGAATGGCTCTTCACCGAATCCGTTTTCGACAACGGTTTGGCACCTTCCCCTTGGAGCTTGAGCAATAGTCCGTATGAACACGCGGCCCTCTTCAACACCATTCTCACGAGCAGTCCCCATATCCCGGCCGATATCAATCCATCGGACATAGAGAGTATCCGTTACCGCACGTACGAACTTGGGAAGCTCGAAGCGGAACAGGAAAAGCAGGCCTTACGCGCACTGGTGGGCCTACGGGGTGCATTCAGCGACTGGAACTGGGAAAGCGCACTCCTTTACATCGAATCCGACCTGACCTCGACCTGGTCCGGTATCGCGGATGCACGAATCGTAGCCGATCTGGTCGAAAGCGGCGAGTTCAACCCCTTTGCCCAGAACTATGCCACCGGTACAATTCCTTCGGGGCCACTCGCCGGTCAAAGTTACGATAATGCGGCGGCACTGGCCGAGGCCGAGGTGCATCCCGTGGACGAGTACGAGGAAAGCCTCTGGAGCTACGACTTCAAACTGAACGGCCGTCCCTTTGAATTGCCGGCCGGACCGGTACACCTCGCCGGCGGCTTTGAATATCGACAGGAGGACATCAGGGCCGATTTTGATGAGATTTTTGTCGAGGGCTATAATCTGGGCGGTCCCCAATACCTGTCCTATGGCGGCGAGCGCGAGGTCGTCTCCCTTTTTGCCGAATCCCTGCTGCCCATCTACGAAGCGGGCGCGCGTAAATTGGAATTCAGTCTTTCCGCCCGTTACGAAAATTACAAAGACCGCTCGGATGACAGGAGCGTGGATGCAAACCGCTACAATGCCTTTGTCTACAAAGCCGGCCTGAACTTCCAAGTGAACGAATCCCTCCGGCTCCGCTTTTCCTACGGCACTTCGTTCCGCGCCCCCACCCTGACCGAAAGTTACGGTGGCGACTCCATCAGCTATCCCGTCTATGCAGATCCGCTCGGTTTGACGCCGCAGTCCGCGCGGATTCCGACCGTAGTACAAAGTAATCCCGATCTCGATCCCGAGCGCTCCGAATCCTACAACCTTGGCTTTGTCTTTGAACCGGACCCCAAAGCCGGATGGCGCTTTGAAACGAACTACTACCACATTCAAACCGAGGATGCGATCGCCAACGGGGCACAGTATTTCCTCAATAGCAATGCATCAGCCCAGCCAGCCGGGGTCACTCCGGGCACACTGAACCCAAGTGCACCCTATGCGGGACAAATCATACGCTCGGGAACCACCGGACAACTCCTCGTCATTTACGCAAACTGGTTTAACGCGGCAGAGGTCGAAACCGACGGCATCGACTACGAATTGAGCTACCGGCACCCCACCCGAAACGGCAGCTGGGTGGCAAGCTTGGGAATCAACCAGGTCCTCTCCTACGATGTGACGGCGGCTCCCGGTGCCTCGACCGATTCCTATCTGGGCGACTTCGTCGACCCGAATGCCACCGGCGCCGAGATTGTGGCATGTGGGTCCATTCCGCGCTACAAAGGATTTGCCCGACTGCTTTGGACGCAGCGGCAACTGACCCTCGGCGGCACGGTCAACTATATCCATTCGCTGAACGACAACAGTGCCTACACCATCGACGGGCAAGCCCGTGAGATTGATCCCTGGACTTCGCTGGACCTGATGGCCGCCTATACTTGGCTTGAAACAGGGAACAGCGTGATGAAGGGCACCACTGTGCAAGTCGGGATCGAGAATGTAACGGACGAAGAACCTCCGTTCGCCGCGGGCGCGTTCGCCGACGGCTACGACACTTCGCTCTACAGTTTGGCAGGTCGACGCTTCACCATTGCGCTGAGCCGGACCTTCTAA
- a CDS encoding response regulator, producing MSRALIVEDEELVRELLASVLLREFEFELVDEAGDGEAGWDLFREKGHDFIVLDLMLPKLDGLSLARRILKEQPFSRILALSSECDDYTMREVNRSGILGFVDKKEMTLEVLFAAFNEVSAGYVYYSLNAQNILTRLWEDPLAYYKVLSDREFQVVRAIAQGRTQDQVAEEFGISSFTVRRHKHNAMKKLNLSDEASLLRFALQKGIVKHKGGLDWTEVAYQRQ from the coding sequence ATGTCACGCGCACTCATAGTTGAAGATGAAGAGCTGGTGAGAGAGCTACTGGCCAGCGTTCTGCTGCGTGAGTTCGAGTTCGAGCTGGTCGATGAGGCCGGTGATGGTGAGGCCGGTTGGGATCTCTTCCGAGAGAAAGGCCATGATTTCATCGTTCTGGACCTCATGCTCCCCAAGCTGGACGGCTTGAGTTTGGCCCGCCGCATCTTGAAGGAGCAGCCTTTTTCCCGCATTCTGGCGCTTTCCAGCGAATGTGATGACTACACCATGCGGGAGGTCAACCGCAGTGGCATCCTCGGCTTCGTGGATAAAAAGGAAATGACGCTGGAGGTACTCTTTGCGGCCTTTAACGAGGTTTCCGCCGGATATGTCTACTATTCCCTGAATGCGCAGAATATCCTCACTCGTTTGTGGGAAGATCCGCTTGCCTACTACAAGGTCTTGTCGGATCGGGAGTTTCAGGTGGTGCGCGCGATTGCCCAGGGGCGGACGCAGGATCAAGTTGCCGAGGAGTTCGGCATCAGTTCCTTTACAGTCCGTCGCCACAAGCACAACGCGATGAAGAAGCTGAACCTCAGTGACGAGGCCAGCCTGTTGCGGTTCGCTCTGCAGAAGGGGATCGTCAAGCACAAGGGTGGTTTGGATTGGACGGAAGTCGCTTACCAGCGGCAGTAG